In Pseudomonadota bacterium, a single window of DNA contains:
- the plsY gene encoding glycerol-3-phosphate 1-O-acyltransferase — translation MLTASSADLALLCLAAYLLGSIPFGLVVGRVVRGVDLRQVGSGNIGAANAFRSLGAPLGVAVLALDAVKGYLPVTLAGTMFALLGRAGSPCPATAQVLVGVSAIVGHNSSIYLRFKGGKGIATMFGVLLAMSPTATLVAALVWAVALALTRYASVGSLCAAASIPVYFAWSGAPSPHLMFGVVACAMAFVRHRSN, via the coding sequence GTGCTCACAGCCTCTTCCGCTGACCTCGCCCTGCTCTGCCTCGCGGCATACCTGCTGGGTTCCATCCCCTTCGGCCTGGTGGTGGGCCGCGTCGTGCGCGGCGTCGATCTCCGCCAGGTGGGAAGTGGGAACATCGGCGCGGCCAACGCCTTTCGCAGCCTCGGCGCTCCGCTGGGAGTGGCCGTCCTCGCGCTCGACGCGGTGAAGGGCTATCTGCCCGTCACCCTGGCGGGTACGATGTTCGCGCTGCTGGGGCGTGCGGGCTCCCCCTGCCCGGCCACCGCGCAGGTTCTGGTGGGCGTGAGCGCCATCGTGGGGCACAACAGCTCCATCTACCTGCGCTTCAAGGGCGGCAAGGGCATCGCCACCATGTTCGGGGTTCTGCTGGCCATGAGCCCCACGGCCACCCTGGTGGCAGCCCTCGTGTGGGCAGTCGCTCTCGCCCTCACGCGCTATGCCTCGGTGGGCTCGCTCTGCGCCGCCGCGAGCATCCCCGTGTACTTCGCCTGGTCTGGCGCGCCCTCACCCCACCTCATGTTCGGCGTGGTGGCGTGCGCGATGGCGTTCGTGCGGCACCGCTCGAAC